The following nucleotide sequence is from Alphaproteobacteria bacterium.
GTCCTTGCGCACCTCGAGGCGCAGGAAACGGCAGCCGCGCCCTACCGCAACACACTCGGTCTCTGCCAAGAGCGCCTTGGCGATGCCGCGGCCCCGATGGGCGCGGTCGACCGCGAAGGAATAAAGGCGGGCTACCGCACTCTTCTTCTTGAAAAGGAGGAGCGCATATCCGCGAACGCGGCCACGCACCTCGTCGACGATCGTAATGGCATTTCCCCGCGTCATGAGCTGGCGGAAGCTGCGCGCGCTCACCAGATCGCTCGAGAAGGTGCGGTTCTCGAGGGCCACCAGGGCCGGAATGTCCTCAACCGTGGCAGGGCGAATTGTCGGGTTGGAGGCCGCCCGCTTGCGCAGTTCCGTCATTGCCCCACGTTGCCTAGCAACTCGCCCCTTACGTCCGACCAAGTCGGTCCATCGCGTCGGCGGTCGGTCCGACAAGCATCGACCGTGCGAAGCCAACACCCATCCGACGCCGCTAACTCCTATAAGGTTCGTCGCGGCCATTCGGCAAGGAGAAATCCGTATGCCGCCCGAGCAGCGCCGGCTCAAGCTGAATGCCGCAGCCATCCAACGGATATGCGTTTATAACCACAGATAGTAATGTTCTCATAATATGCAAGTGATTTCGCAGCACAAGAAAAGCCGGATGGGTTATGGTCCTGCACTCGCGGCCTGCCCTCGGCCGGCGGGCGGGTTCGGTTCAACAGGAACCTCGACCGCAATGACGGGGCCATGCACAAGGCCCAATCGGGAAAGAAGACCAATGCCGGAGCGACGCAGCACGAAACCCCGCAAGACGCACGCAGCCAAGCGAATTGACGCTCATATCGGAGCGCGGCTTCGCCGTAGACGGCTGCAGTGCCGCATTCCGAGCGCATTCCTCGCAAGATATCTCGGCGTTGGGCGGGACGAGCTTGCGGCTTACGAAAGCGGGGCAAGGGAATTGCTGTCGAGCCAGATCTTCGCGCTTTCCGGATTATTCAGCGTTTCGCCCGACTATTTCTATGCCGGCCTCCACGATGCCAGTACCTCAGTCAGTCCTCGCAAAGCGATGGCTGGTTCGGACGGCGTGAGCGATGCCAAGGCGCGCAACAGCTCGAACCGGTTGCTCGAACTCACGACGGAGATCGTCGAGGAGGTGGCCGGGACAACCTCTCGACGGCCGC
It contains:
- a CDS encoding helix-turn-helix transcriptional regulator, coding for MPERRSTKPRKTHAAKRIDAHIGARLRRRRLQCRIPSAFLARYLGVGRDELAAYESGARELLSSQIFALSGLFSVSPDYFYAGLHDASTSVSPRKAMAGSDGVSDAKARNSSNRLLELTTEIVEEVAGTTSRRPRRKSGDHTH